The nucleotide sequence TCTGTGACTTCGAAGGTGAATTTTTCTCATGCCTCCAAATTTTTGCAAATTTTGTCTCTCTAACTTCCTGGCTTTTTTGGTGAATCCACATGGGTTTATTTTTTTATTGAAACTTTGTTATTTGAACTTTTCTGGATGTTATCACTAAACttccaaaaaaatccacaattGGTTTTTGGACTTTCTATTCTTTTTTGGCAACTATGAACTTCCATCTTTTAGTCTAGTGAAATTCCAAAGATGTTTCTTCAATCTCCCAAGTTTATTGAATTCTATATTTTAAAATCTATCTGGTATTTCATCTAGACTATCATAATTTTGCAATATGAACTTCATTTTATTTTAACTTCTGCCATCTCTATTTTAGTTTTTTTACCTTTTCTATTTGAGCATGTGAAATTCTAGTGGCAACCTTTTTAGAGTTTTAAACAAAAAGTTCACGATAGTAGGGTAACTTAAAGAACAGACCCCAGCCAAAAAAAACTTAAAGAACAGACATTGTGACTTTTTAAGTGAATTTCTTGAAAAAAATCCCAGAGTATATGCATTTTTGGTCCCCAAACTCTTGGACCCTTTGTTGTGCAACCATCCCGTGTTTTCCCATGTGAACTTTGAGGGTCTTTTAGCTATTTTTATTTAGTGACCTTCTTTTTATTTTTCACGTGACTTTTTCTAAAACATCAAAGTGCTTAGTTATTTCAGCTTGAACCTCTTTGTTTAACTTGAACTTCCCTATTGGTCCGTTTGTATTGAAAATATGAACTTACCTTATCAGATGCCAGTGTGTCCAATTCCAGAAACAAAAGATTTTTTTCCCCCATGCATGAACATCTAAGACAAGTGATTTAACAGAGCATGTAATCACAAAGGACAAAATAAGATATTTCTTAAGAATGTTCTCCCAGTTTGTTCCACAGTATACCCAAGAAGCACAACAGAAGGATGGGAATGAAGACGCCGGTGAAGTAGCACCATGGGCGGTGGCACAGGAGATTGGTGGTACTTGGGGAATTTACAGTGTTGCGGGTGCAGGACTGCCGGAGTAGTGCCATGGATGGGGGACAAGGGCCATGGTAACAGGAGCTCCATAGTGTAATTGGCTTGGGGGCCGGAGCTAGAGCAGTCGACGGGTGGGGGGAGATGATGGTGTAGCAGGGGGAATGCAGGCAGCATAGCGGCATGACCGCGGTCGGGGACCTCAATAGGATCTCTCGTGCTACATGGAGATGAGGGTGTGGTGGCGCCATTAGTGCTGGAGAAGTGTTGGAACCACGCGGGCCGCATCGTTGGGGTGCGGGGCACCGCAGGGTTAAGGCAAGGTAGCGAGGAGCGGCGACTGGATGCAGAACAACGCAAGTGATCCTGGGGCGGTGTGAGTTGCAGCAGCAGCACACAGGATTGGGTCGCGGTGGCACATGGGCACTAGCTAGATGGGCAGCTCGCAGGGTCCGACAGCAGCCACGCATGTCGATGGTGGGGAGCGACGCAGTTGATCCAGGCACGGCGGTAGTTGGAGATGGAGGTGCGGAGGTAGCGCTCGCGGTGGGACAACAAGATGGGTTGCATGCTGGGCCAACAATAGCGAACACGGGGAGGTGGGTTGGGATGTAGGAGATGGGATTAGGGTgggtttttttctctctctttttttagccTCCTCAGTTCGTTCGGTTTTCCAGATCTCGGGAACTAGGGCCTGCTCATATATAGGGGGGTCGACTGCAAAATATATTACAGTTCTGTAAACAGTTGTGTTGTGTTGCATGTTGTTCTCGCCCACATGGCATGCGTGTTACGTGTATGGATAGAATGTGCATGTTGTGTGGAGGGGTTTGGATTGTGATATGCATTTGCTAGTTAAATGACTAGATTTTCATATCGTCGATCCCGGGTCCCGACACTTGCAAGGTACCCGTACTCCGAAACCCGGCCCCTTTGAACACTATTTGTAAGGAGGGGAGAACTGTCTCCTCACAAGTTTCTTCAAGTGATAGTGTATGGGGCAACCGATGAAATGGAATGCAGACACCTAGTTCCAAACTTTGCCAAAGTTGAGTTCTCACTTTGTCTTCGTGAAGTAAATGAGGCTGCACACTTATTAGCAAGCAATGCTTTTAGTCATAGAACTTCTTGTTTTTGGGAATCTATTACCCCGGACTTTATTTCTCATGCTATTGTAAACGATCTTGCTGTCATTTGAGGAATAAAGTCTTGTTGGCCCCCCAAAAAAGTGATAGTGTATGGGGAGCTCTTTATTACCTAGGGATGCTTTTTTTACGCCTTGACGGATAGCTTTATTGATCAATCAAATTTACATCGTCCGCTAGAAACTTTACAATAAAATCAGGCGGTGCATCCGCCCACAAGGATGGAGTGTTTGCACAACCCCAACTAGCTAGCTCATGAGCAACACAATTTGATTCCCGATTGCAATGCTCCATAGTCACCTTCCCTATGTCCCTGAGTAGAATTACACTCTTTGAAGATTGGAGCTGCCACCATAGCATGACCTTCGTTCAGTTGAAGGGAATCCACCACAACAATATTGTCCATCCTCACCATTACATTGCTGCACCCAAGATTCAACAATAACTTTAGATCTTCGCGTAGTGCCGCCGCTTCTGCTGAAACCACGTCTCTGACATGCAGCAGATTGGCAGTAGTTGCTGCAATGAAACCTCCATGATTGTCCCTGGCCACCGCTCCACACCCACCTGAGTGGTCGCTCTCCTGGAAAGAAGCATCGAGATTTAGGATTTGTTGGTATTACCTAGGGATGCTTAACAAATGATCAAATCTACCCTCATGGTGAATATGTGGGAGGGTAGAAGGCGGTAATCTTTTAGTCCATGAGACTGTGACTTCCCAGTTGGGCTAGGGGGAATTGTGGCCATGGGCAGTGGCGGAGACaaaggggggggaggggggagcagGGGCCTGGCCCCCCCTAACGATCGAGGAAACTACGCATTAGTTAGCCGTAAATGTACCAATTTTATCTACTTGCACgtactagcccccccccccccccccccctaatctCAAGCAATATGGAGAAAAGAAAAAAGGTCCATGAGAAGCCACGTACTGAACCCTCCTTGTCTCAAGTATAAAAACAGGAAAAAGAATAGGCCCATGAGATGCCTACCGGCCTCTACTAAGTCTCATAGGCCCTAGCGTACTTAGAGACTTTTTTGTGAATCGTGTGTAGTTAGACTCTGCcgtgattgtctcaaaaaaaaagttagacactGCCGTGATTAACGCAAGCAGTTAGCGATAGCGCAATCAATTATTGTATTATTATTTTCAATTCTCATCTTGTACTGTATATGGCAAAATTATATAAACAGATTTTTGCTCTTTTGCTTGTGTGATGTATGACGCCAATTATGAAAATTGTAGATCAGCGGTTATAAAGAGAAAATGTCGTCAAACACCGTAAAAATTATTTCATTTTGATGCATCGTTTGATGGAAGACGACTTCGCTTTGGCATTGCATGATAATCCATATGGAAATAAGGTTTAGCAGCTAAATTCTCTTCCGATGAAActacttttcctttttattttactgACATCGTAGAGTCAGATTTAAACTTATACAAATAAAACATGTTCTACAACTCCTAAGTGATAATTTTTTATAGTATTGTGGTAGATATTTTTACCATTTTATATAGCGTCGAAGTGGTAAATTATTATATAAAAGCAAAATTGTTTTTATTTGCATTGGCCCCTATGTTGAAACCGTAGCTCCGTCGTtgaacttgccccccccccccccctatactcaaatcctggctccgcccctggccaTGGGGGTAATTTTTTCATCATATCAATGTTTTCTTCTTGAGcttggtcttctttgcttctttgcCTTCAGCTTTCACTTGTTCTTTTATACTCTCTTCCCATTTTGACATGGTCTTTTATTCACTCTTCCTATTTTGACTTGGTCTTTTATTTTCTCTTCCTATTTTTACTTGTTTGGACTTTTGTTCACCGGGGTGGTTTGCCTGGACCCGCGGTAGCTTGCTTGGACTTGTGTTGACTTCGTTTGCCCTTTGTTGACCATCCAGCGACTGCCATGTAGGACTCAGGAGGGATCCAATACAAAAGTTTAGCTATTCCCTCAACATCACATATACTTGGCATCCAGCCATAAGAAAGCAAAGCTTAACATTTAGCCAAACGTAGAAGCAAAATATTCCAGCATAATAAAGGGATGGCAGCAAAGCCTCTGCCTATATATGAAAGCAAAGCTTGACATATCTTTGGCGTGACCATAAATTGACGTATCCCTTTATTTGCGATAAAAGTCCATTTAACGCCAAATACAAGTAATGATAAAAATCCTAGATCCGTACACTATTAGCCTTGCTCTGATATCGTTAACTGCAACCGCACATACAACATTGCTACCTTTATTGCGTTAAATTTGCATTAGGTACATCATTATACATATAAAGCGCATACATGGTTGCTACCTTTGTTGCATTAAATTGGCAACATGTTGCGGCGCATAAAGCAGCTGCATTTTTAGCGATACTTTATCTGTCAGCCATACAGTGATACTCCCTCTATGTAGGCTTGTAGCTCCATGGACTAATCTGCTTGACGCCCTTGCGGATGTTGGCCTGCCAGCAGAAACATTTTTGCATTATTTTATTTGCATGCGTATGTGATGTGAAATAACTGATAAGAACAGGTGTGCACCAAATTTAGTTTAATTTCAGCCTTTTGTGCACTTCTATTCTTCTAGATTCTTGAGAAAATTGTGAATTTTCAGTGCAGCAGATAGCTCGAGAGTGACTAAAACAGCAGTAGGGGGGATGGGCGGATGTTCGCTCGAGACTCGATTTGGGAGTAAGATCCAAATTTTCAAAATTGATAATGTGCCCATGTCATGGAGACCGCATACAGAATGAACTTCAGAAACTTTTCTACCAGATTAGAttgttggtgtgtgtgtgtgtgtgtgtgtgtgtgtgtgtgtgtgtgttctgttgTTTAGGAAATGGTAACATGCACAAAAATAGTTTGCTTAAAACATGCATTTGAGCTCGGGGTCAGAATAGGACTTTCGTTTTTTACTTCTTATCTTTTTCATATAACCAAAAGTAATAGCTACAGTAGAGGAGTGCAAACTCTGTCCTAGGAAGAAACAGAGCAGAGAGAATAgagaagagaactcacccagagaTGCGATCTGGACATAGTGGGAAGGCTTCGGTTCCTCCGAAACCTGGTGATCCTCACCGACCCCTTGCGGCCGTCGTCACCTACCTCGCCATCCTCCGAGTCCTCGCGCCCATCGGCTTGCCTGCGGCTGTTGTCATCAAAGAAGTAGGACAtggacgaagacgacgacgaggacgccgacgacgccgccggcgagaggcatgacccgtccggcgccaCAGCGTAGAACTGACAGTGGCCGCCCTCCTTGCTGCCCGCTGATGCCGTTGCCGTTGCCGCGCCCTTCCTCCAAACAAACAGGCCCCCGCCGCCGCGCAGACTCATCTGACAGCTCGCCGTCCTCGCGATCCTCCTAACCGGCCTCGGCGGCTTGTTTCCTCCGCCGGAGTAGGGGCCCTGGAGCACGGTCTTGGGGGAGGAGAGCGGGTGCTCCGCCGCTTGCAGCCGCGGCGGCAGCTTCAGCTTCAGCAGCACGGGGCGCGCATGGGCACCGTGACCGTCCTCGTGACCGCCGGCGACTCTGGCAGTCGGGCCGCCGTCAGCAAGAACGACTGGGCTCGCGGTCGCGGTTGCAGCGGAAGGGAGCAACAGAGCGCTTGGCCGGGCTGCACGCAGCTTGGGTTTCCCCGGCGCGTCCTCCCAGAGAAACGGCACCGTGACGTGTGACCGGAACGGTGGCGGGGACGGGCACGCCGGCGAGGAGTCGAGGTCGAGCAGCTTGCTCGTAAGCGACCGAGCGCGCATATGGTAGAGCGTGGGCGCCTTGCCGGTGCTCATCGTCGTAGCCTCTCCCGCTCGCAAGACGATCGTCGTGGAGTGGTGTAGAATGTAAGGGGTGGTCACACACGACGAGTGAAGTAGTGGTAGCTAGGCGAAGGGTAAACGGGGAGCGGGGGCCGGCGCGTGTGGAGGCGTGACGCCGATAAATGGAGCGAAGTCGCGCGGCATACGCATCGCATGACCCGTGAAATGAAATGGACAAGCGTGGAACGGGCGTGGATGGAGAAACCGATGAAATGGCGCGCCTTGAAGTTTTCAGCGAGGGGGACAGTGCGGCCGGCTGATGGATGGAGACGCGCATGACCCATCGTCTACGCCAAATGCAGCGTTACCCCGGCTCCTCACCGGTCCATGCAAGGATGCAACGGACAAACAGACTACTAGTATCCCAGCCAGAAAAGTATGCCGAGTATTCAAAGGGCTATTCAAAATACTTGGCAAAGGGCAAAAAAAACTACTCGGCAAAGCACCATGAATTTAGGGCATCTTCAACATCGACTCTCAAACCGTCCACACAGTTCGGACGTTTCTTGTCATCCAACACGATACTGTGTCGCACAGCTGAGCGGTCCGGACTTACTTTTTTTCGCAAACTGGGAACGAAGTGAGGGACTTTGCGAGTGTCCAGGACGCTGCCACGCCCCTGTCCCATCCAAGACCATCCGCCTTCCCCGCATGCTTTTTCGCCCGAcgtcagctgcccgcattcatgccgctgtGTAGCGGCCGCTCTGCATTGACGCCGGCCTAGAGCGGGCATGGCCTCTCACTAGAACAGCATCCTCGGTATCCGCGCATGTTTATTGCCAGAGAGACGTTTACTTGATGGGATGGAGTGGATATCTACCACACTCGTTCAATACCCGCACGTCCGTATGCCGGGCTTGCCAGCTGATAaactgttggaattttgctagtaggcctttggcccaaagcccaactaaaattctgaaattctcttggcccattcatacACACATGTGAGTGcagtgagtgagactaaagtttagtcccaccccggaagttgagagagagttgcacctctttataaggtgagctcttctactacttgtatgagcatgagaagagaagACCTATACGCGCGCTCCCCCTCCTCGctctcgtcacgacgcgccgcgccgcgctgcgggttgcgggattgagccgagccgaggacagagctatgcacgttgtctatatttttgctgctctggaaaattaatgagtcattaattaataattaacggacgcgttaattactgaaccgtttccgattcttttggatcgtgacgactcggacgtggggtttattcccacgacctacccggcctgcactatatagtcaggcagacgtctaccctaaccgccgccgcttcgtatggtttctcaccacctttccagatcattgcgccaccAAGCAAGTCTTCttcatccctcctttcggcgtgcaccgggagaagggacaacaggcctccggaaccccgcctctcgtgatcctgtacgggagaggggcgatcaggtttttggggagcgcactcgcgcgactgctggcagcgacgacttcgcgaacgacgacttcttccccgacctcggcaacctcgtcctcgacgacatgggtgacaacgtcaacgccggcggtgttgctcccgctgcaccgtatgtgattctatccttcctgttcgagatcgtggtagaattcatgtttctagtatgtgccctagatgtgatctgttcatctgctatgctagttcacatgattagtttaatctctgttgatgtagtcatgatttatcttctatttattcggattaaatctcgtagtaatttgctcatatttccaacaatccaaaaacctgattataggcaatttactccgcgtggttttgctgcgcatttgaagccgcctgcctttaagggggcgcaatataagaggtggcgcacgagagcagtctactggtttcagaccatgggctgctatgacgccaccaagggcaagcctgagggcgatcttaatccagcacagctggaagcttttgagaagatcgataccctctttaaaggcgctcttctgagtgttttTGATGACTcaattgtggattcgtatatgttgtttgacaacggtaaggacatgtgggctgcgctcgaggccaagtttggtgcctcggacgccggcagtgagttgtacgtcatggagcaattctatgactacaagatgactgatgagcgcgctgttgtacagcaggctcatgagatacaggcgcttgcaaaagaacttgagtacttcaagtgtgtgttgccggacaaatttgttgccgggggcatcattgccaagcttccacctttgtggaacaattttgctacttccctgaaacacaagagacagaagttttccgttgcggatctcattggtactcttgatgttgaagagaaggcgagagcaaagaacacacgtgctcgagttgctgagggaggttctagtgcccacatggtacagaagaagaacttccagcccaacaagttcaaaaacaacaagaacaaaactcagggcaaaggcaagtttgatacaaagaacaagccatcacattctaccaacttcaagaagaattctcataaggggaagggactttgccatgtctgcggtgatcctaatcactgggctccgaagtgtcctaaccgctttaaggagcgcgaacatgagaagagcggcaagtccgccaatgtcgtcatcggtgatactgatatgaaggaatcagagTACGGTATTTTttctaccatcctttcagtatttcaatcccctaattggttaattgacaccggtgccaatgtacatgtttgtgctgacgcctccatgttttcttcttaccaggccactgggacttctcccgtgctgatggggaatgggtcacatgccatcgttcgaggtgttggtacggttgatctgaagtttacttcggggaagaccgtgcgtctgaagaacgttcatcatgtgtcgtccatcaataaaaatctcgttagcggttcctgtttatgtcgagatggttttaagttggttttcgaatccaataaagttgtaatttctaagtgtggacaatttgttggaaaaggctatgagtgcggaggcttgttccgcctatctttgtcagatatttgcactaaagttattaataatgtttgccacaataatgagtctgatatttggcattcacgactttgtcatattaactttggatgcatgacgcggctagccaatatgaatttaattccgaaaatctctccTGTCAagggctctaagtgccaagtatgtgtgcaagctaagcaacctcgcatgtcccataagactgcagaggcaagagacttggtgccactagagcttatacattctgatctttgtgagatgaatgacgtgttgacaaaaggtggaaagagatacttcatgacgttgattgatgactccactagatattgttatgtgtatcttctgaaatcaaaagatgaggcttttactttcttcaaaaactataaagctgaggcagagaaccaacttgatcgaaaaattaaacggcttaggtccgatcgtggtggagagtatttttccaatgaatttgatctgtttttgcggaacatggtataatccatgagaggatgcctccttactcaccccagtcaaatggggtagccaaaagaaagaaccgaactctagctgatatggttaacaccatgttagacacttcggatctatccaaggaatggtggggggaggcgctaatgactgcgtgtcatgtcctaaaccgggttcccacaaagcataagaccatgactccatttgaggaatgagaaaggaaaaggttgaaactctcttacctacgtacttggggttgtttggcaaaagtcaatataccaattcccaagaagcgcaagcttggaccaaaaactggggattgtgttcttctgggctatgcttttcatagcatcggctatagatttttgataataaaatctgaggtgtccgacatgcatgttggtacgattatggagtcaaatgatgcaactttatttgaggacatatttcctatgaaggatatgtcgagttcatcaaatcaggagatacctactccatctagtgaggaattcactgtaattcctgaacccaccattgcgatggaacacgttgagaatcctgttgagggtgacaatggaactcctgtgaggagtaagagacagaggactgcaaagtcctttggtgatgattccattgtgtacctcgtggatgacacacccaggactatttcagaggcctatacatctcctgatgctgactactggaaggaagttgtacgtagcgagatggatttcATCTTAGCTAACAGTatctgggagatcactgaccgtccttatgggtgcaaacctgtaggatgtaagtgggtgttcaagaagaagcttagacctgatggtacgattgaaaagtacaaggcacggcttgtggccaagggttatacctagaaagaaggtgaagacttctttgatacttactcacccgtggctagactgaccacaattcgggtgctactatcactggctgcctcacatggtcttcttgttcatcaaatggacattaagacagctttcctcaatggagagttgaaggaggaaatttacatggatcagccagatggttttgtagtacctggtcaggaaggaaaggtgtgcaagttattaaagtctttatatggccttaaacaagctcctaaggagtggcatgagaagttcgaaagaacattaactactgccggctttgtagtaaatgatggtgacaagtgcgtgtactatcgctatgaTGGGGacaaaggagttattctttgtctgtatgtcgacgacatattgatatttggaaccaaacttgatttaatcaaagaggttaaggatttcttatctcgctgttttgagatgaaggatccaggagtagctg is from Triticum aestivum cultivar Chinese Spring chromosome 3A, IWGSC CS RefSeq v2.1, whole genome shotgun sequence and encodes:
- the LOC123059560 gene encoding uncharacterized protein At4g00950; the protein is MSTGKAPTLYHMRARSLTSKLLDLDSSPACPSPPPFRSHVTVPFLWEDAPGKPKLRAARPSALLLPSAATATASPVVLADGGPTARVAGGHEDGHGAHARPVLLKLKLPPRLQAAEHPLSSPKTVLQGPYSGGGNKPPRPVRRIARTASCQMSLRGGGGLFVWRKGAATATASAGSKEGGHCQFYAVAPDGSCLSPAASSASSSSSSSMSYFFDDNSRRQADGREDSEDGEVGDDGRKGSVRITRFRRNRSLPTMSRSHLWANIRKGVKQISPWSYKPT